In Populus alba chromosome 1, ASM523922v2, whole genome shotgun sequence, a single window of DNA contains:
- the LOC118055596 gene encoding uncharacterized protein, translated as MAVDLHQLPPSSGAVLSLETQINENRRTIREILCMDPYEHKNERFTCKAFIVDYDLFKGWWCQSCPDCNKPLSGLPNNLRCMEHDYPSSAPVPWFRLNCIVSDGQDVTNFLLSGKTAEYFFNASAHHLVFDKQFTDPFTVPPQMIEKLNKTKIFQLRFGAYKSVLGRCEIYVCNIFDEIPTKASVSPPSPIKNIDTPASITSAAGSSRTFTPSTPNVADPLDVDQSQIQTPASQQDTSPQKDTFHDSCHRQSKRALTFNDVEPHDSTQLPHPKPFNEDSSKEHLYKDYDNPAPQLSKKQRLSVSSPEKVSINF; from the exons ATGGCTGTTGACTTACACCAGCTGCCTCCATCATCAGGAGCTGTCCTCTCATTGGAAACTCAGATAAATGAAAATAGAAGAACAATAAGGGAGATCCTCTGTATGGACCCATACGAACACAAG AATGAAAGATTTACATGTAAAGCTTTCATAGTTGATTATGATCTCTTCAAGGGATGGTGGTGTCAAAGCTGTCCAGATTGCAACAAGCCACTCTCTGGACTCCCTAATAATTTGCGATGCATGGAGCATGACTATCCATCCTCTGCACCAGTCCCATG GTTCAGACTTAACTGCATCGTTAGCGATGGTCAAGATGTCACgaattttcttctctctggCAAGACAGCTGagtattttttcaatgcttCAGCTCATCATTTGGTGTTCGACAAACAATTCACTGACCCATTTACTGTTCCACCTCAaatgattgagaaattaaacaagacaaaaatatttcagcTTCGATTTGGAGCATACAAATCTGTTCTCGGCAGATGTGAGATATATGTTTGCAACATCTTTGATGAAATACCAACTAAAGCATCTGTTAGCCCACCTAGCCCCATTAAAAACATTGACACGCCAGCCTCAATAACCTCTGCTGCTGGAAGTTCAAGGACTTTCACCCCTTCAACACCAAACGTTGCAGATCCCTTGGATGTAGATCAATCTCAGATTCAGACTCCAGCTTCACAGCAGGACACCTCTCCACAAAAAGACACGTTCCATGACAGCTGCCATCGCCAGTCAAAAAGAGCACTAACCTTCAATGATGTTGAGCCACACGACAG CACCCAGCTTCCCCACCCAAAACCCTTCAACGAAGACTCATCAAAGGAGCATCTCTACAAAGATTATGACAATCCTGCACCTCAACTTTCAAAGAAGCAGCGCCTCTCCGTTTCATCACCTGAAAAAGTAAGCATCAACTTCTAA